In the Hyla sarda isolate aHylSar1 chromosome 9, aHylSar1.hap1, whole genome shotgun sequence genome, TCTAGAATGGCATAAAATTCAGTATGAGAGCTGAACAcattgggtgccggtcgggcacgatgaaaggatacttcggACGCAGCTCCAGAAGTTCCTGGGCCATCTAggttaaaggtgtctcttatggccataaccaatgagttcaccatgtCCACTGAGTCCAAACGGTCCTCCGAATCAgatgccgaatcagaaacctcgaCCGCTAGCTCTCCAGGAGAGTGCGAACGAGTGTAGGCGGCCCTGAAAGAGGGAGACTCCGACCTGGTACATGGctcaggagagccagagcggtgaccatgggaacgtcctctggaagagtgaCGCGTGAGGCCTGAAGAAGCGGTCGGgcgagacctgcgagaggaacgCCCGTGTCTACCAGAAGACTCCTGGGATGCGAAGCGTAGGGAGAAGGGGAACGGGACCTTCTAGAGGGCCGTGAAGGGTAGACCTCTCCAATGCAGTCACCAAAGAACGGGAGACctgtgccaagtcggatatagactgggagagggagaaaacccaggctggaggggcggccgaacccaccgaGTCTGAAGGGGCACCTGggttagaaatagcaggggggtctgtgggagcagtggagcaggcagaacaagagggttcagcagaacctggcATTTTTGCAGAGCAGTTTTTACAAGCGTAATGGGTAACTAATATTCCTGATATctgcttagagggaggaacagttctgggcacggacatgacaaaaaaaatgaacagtctcacccaagtctgtgtcccaaggcagctgctgtgaggagaactctgcaCCGTGCTGAGGGGAGAGAGAAAAGACGCCGGCCAATAGGAGGAAGAGGCCGGGTCAGAGGCAATGAGCTCTGTGATTGGTGGATAATTCGCGCTGCTGAATCGCTTATGCGGCCAGGTGGGCGGAGCTAACGTCCACCGAAGAATACAGCGGGActcagtaatggcgcccgctccgaaCCCCGAGCGCACACGCAGCCTGTAGGGAGTTTCTGTGTGCTCGGGGACGGAGCGGGTGAAGTGCCGTTAGCAGCCGTGGCTGCCGAAAGTTAAAGTAAAAGGCGCAGCTGCCCGCAGAGAGAAGCCTGTGGCGCGCGCACTATAAAACAAACGTTTCCAATAAAGTGCCCCCTTACTGTGTAACATTGCCCTTAGAACCACTGCTCCaccaataataaaaaacaatcccCCTGCAGGGAAGAATAAAGTATCCCAAGGTCAGTCCCAGCTTCTGTAGGATAGGGCCAAAAAgaggggtctccagctgttgagagaCCTAGGGAGAGAAAGATACTCACCTatgctgaagaacttacctaaagaagtcttcagtcagcattttcacctgcggcaagccaagctcatagcgaggcgaacagggaggtagggggacccggacccgtgaggtacaaccccaagcactgactgttggcgagaggggggttaacagtacatccaagatgcctgccaccttttgcaatggggaaacagtgaaccgcagttcctgagtccccacctgaaaacagaaataaaaaggaataaagaacacattccctaaacctaaaaaaaatatgagacctggtctggagaacaccAGATCAGTGTCCACCTACTtagacactaagcaaaaactgaattgctcagtggcctggaggcgggtatatcctgctgggaggagccgactttttggttaccatagtgtcaagcctcctagagacagcagcatatacccagagtctgtgtcccccaatggagccgatagagaaaaggtcttttattaataaaaacttgataggcagaccagtatgtcaccccattaggtgtaTAGGGTCCCTGATAAGCAAGTCCGCCCCATTAATGGAatactgcagtgcaaaataacttatcctgacTGCTGGGAAACCTCTCCTTCCCAATCTCTTGAAAGGGGCCCCGGCAGGAATGGGGGCTTGTCCACATGACGCAGCGACCGACACACCCCTCCCCATGTATCCCataaatacatggagggggcatttcaACAGCCATATCATGCTGAAACGAAACATTCCCTTCATGCCGTCTGCTGGGGCCTCATAcaagagattggggggggggttgtcccagcggtcagacccccgtgatctatcaCTAATAGGGATAAGatattttgcactacagtattcctttaagtaggtagtcccccttcaggtaggtatgtccctttatcaggaagggatcaagtagggccccctgtgccattatgttACCccaccctctgatgccccctgtgtcattatatctccccctctgatgccccaagggtcattatattcccccccccctctgatgccccaagGGTCATTATATAGGTGACGGCATCACAGGCGCCGCACGGAACGTCAGCGTCCTGACGTCCTGAGCTGCGTATGTGATTACGTCACCTATCGCGCGCATCCCCGCAAGGAAGTCTCGTTAtagactgctgcagggagatgcaagtacagtaacagtgtgagcggacctgtgtgaattcttccggcatttaacgcagcttgcccaaagcagggctaaatgcctgaagaaatcacctgcacggcgtccggaactgcatgtcccgggcgtcgggcgataggaattccacatccctgaacttCCCAGCCGGATATtgcaaacatggtgtgaatgcacccttagaggcTACTTTTTGGTAGTGTACCTCCTGATGAGAGATCATTGACTGCTAGACATTCCTCTACGATGCACCTGAAGACATTTTGCCCAGCTGACAGACAGAGAGGGCACATCATTGGAGAGAAGCAGCAGGGTTGTTGGTTTCCATGAACTGCCCTTCATCTAGGCCGTTCTGACCAAGATGTTAGGAACAGAGGAGAACAGGCTGCAGATGGCACAGACAGACCAACAGTAGAGGGACCAACAAGCCCGAGCAGCTACAACAGTTTCTTTGTCCGCCATTCAGACACAGGTGGCATCTCCATTACACACACACCCGTCTctccattacaccccccccccccgtcgctcCATTACACACACCCCCGTCTCTCCATTACACACACCCACTTCTCTCCATTACACACACCCTCTTCTCTCCATTACACCCCCCCGTCTCTCCATTACACACACACCAGTCtccccatttcaccccccccccgtctccccatttcaccccccccccgtctccccatatcaccccccccccgtctccccatttcaccccccccgtctccccatttcaccccccccgtctccccatttcacccccccccgtCTCTCCATTTCACACACCCCCCTCTCTCCATTTCACACACCCCCGTCTCTCCATTACACACACACCCGTCTCTCCATTACACACACACCCGTCTCTCCATTACACACACCAGTCTCTCCATTACACACACCCGTCTCTCCATTACACACACCCGTCTCTGCCCAGAACATTTCCAGCAGGTTACTAGAGCCTCCTTTCAGTTGTACAGTTTCCTCTAATAAACATTCCCTTTTCCTCCAATATTGTATTCCCCTATATACATCATCACTACATTCACACATATAAGGTTTTATTTGATTCCAACAATGTGggccattattttatttatttttgtcagtgAGTATTTTTTTCTCAAATAAAATGGTTTctctaaaaagtacaaaaaaaaaaaaagaaaaagaaaagaagaaaatagaAGAAAGAGAAAGCGCAGCAGGTCCCAGCATTACATGGGCGGCCCAATGAGTAAGGGGCAAGATTACTGACCTCATAAAGACACTCAACGGCCTTTGATTGCCACAAGCGAATTCTATCTTTACAACAATCCAAAAGAACTTCTATTAACTGCAAGAATTAAAGGATAAAAGTCTTAACCCATAGATCACATATGATGGAAGACTCCAAGAAGCAGCCGCAGAAAACATGTCCACTTACCAATTCCATAATTGGGAATTTCGATTTATACAGATTGATTAATTCTTGGCACTCGCTTTCTTCCATCAGTGCTCGGGCTCTCGGGGTAAAGCGCCTTCTCTGTTCCATGCTTTTCCTGTGCCAAGTTGTTCGAGTTCCTATAAAGAAATAAATCACAGTTTGAAATGAAACCTTAAAATGAAGATCATTGTATACAGTTCTGCTGCCATTAGGCCGTATACATCAGTCTTTATacggctccctctagtggtggcccTGGGATAAAGAAATATGTGTGTTTTAACAGATTACATGCTTGCCAAGAAATACTTAGAGCGGAGAAATAGTGAGCCAAACAGAAGGCCAttttgtatatcagtgtttcccaaccagtgtctcccagcatgcctagacaaccAAAGGTTGTGGTTTaagcagcagctggaggaactctggttgggaaacactgatcttttgaatCTATTCCTGTGTGATTCTAGCCTTTCATGCGAGGAATATCTTAAATGAAGGTGCAACTTACCCTTGGTTTTGGGTGGATGGAGAATCCCTAGGGGCCTCTTCACTGGCTGCTTGGACTTGCGAGACGAGGTTTTCTGAGTTTCCATGATAGAACACACTCCTAAGAAACAATCAGGGAACAGTTCAGCTGAACTATAAATATTAGAGATGCCCCGATACGGGACATTTGCACAAATACATGTGCAAATTTTCCTTGTACCCATCCAGATACTTGCagaacataataaaaaaattaaatttacagATTCATCTCACCTTCACTACAATCCCTGCACTGAGGCCTCTTTATTGTTTTCTCAGTTATccggagtggtgcaggacctccAGCGTGGCTCCAGCTTGAagtagaaggtcctgcaccactaacagTGCGAAGGATGAAGACCTCAACGTGGGAGTAGAGGGAAGGGAAGTGGGATTTTTAGTACTTTCTTTAGGAGACTTGTTGGGGGAAATTAAAGGGAgcatctacctaataggaggtTCACTACGTACCTGATTACCTAATTACTGGGGCCTTCTACTTAAAAAAGGAAGGTTCCCTGCCTACTTATCTTCTGGGGGCTTCTaaaatatttggggggggggggggattccctacctacttgggGCTTTTTTCTAATAGGGGAAGCTTGGGAAACTAGAGATGGCGCTGCGGTTCCCTCGAAGAGGATGGACTGAATAGTTTAAAAGGTTCACAGTGGAACCATAATtattaaatacataaaataaaaataataaacatgaaGACACGTTTCTGGAGgtaccctcccttcctcagatcagggtgcTTACTGTTTATCatacaaacaaataaatacatgaaaaaaCCGCCAAAGTAcacattagggggcggggcttagtGACATCATAACAGGTAAAAACATATAGCATCAAtcataacagtataatataggtGGACCTAGATAAGAAGGAGTCAATATGTACATAACTGGATGAGTGTATTCAGTTGATGTATAgtgaatcaatcaatcaatctctGACCTGAACACATtatggggaacatttatcaaggggttaagtcaggttttctttactataattgtcgcaaaattgtcgcaactgcgacgtGTTTTCGTGCAACAATTTGCGTGAAGAACAGGAAAAGCAAGACAATTCAAACTTGCTTATGTAGTTAATTTTTCAAAATAgatttgctttagtcaggtatttcttaactgcgacagtcgcagcagcgcaataaaatgtcgcaacggctgtaaaaatttaataaacttactccagctccaacatggagcaggaaaagctactgccgcccgggctccgacatactttctccctgctactctcacttcgctacagggacactgcagtgatttacatccccccctctcacctgccagtgccacacaactcccaagggtaagggtatgctgggagttgtagtcgtgcgggagatgtgcgagcaggtgataataaatgtactaacccatttttttttcttctcatttcagatccgtgtatcctgtggactccttcggattcggtggactacttcgatgaccagcgtttttctttgtttgattttaataaaatggttaacgagggcttgtgaggggagtgttttttgtaataaaattttttttaaacctgttgtgttttttccttactttacttgacaggcttagtagtagaagctgtcttataaacggagtccattactaagctgggcttagcgttagccacaaaaacagctagctctaacccccaattattaccccggtacccaacaccacaggggtggcggtaagagccggtaccaacaggcccggagcgtcaaaaatggcgctcctgggcctaggcggtaacaggctggcgttatttaggctggggaggaccagtaacaatggtcctcgcacaccctggtaacgtcaggctgttactgtttggttggtatttggctgagaataaaaataggggggaccctatgcgtttgttTGTTTcttaatatttaattatttattttttaaaaacatatggTCCCcccttagtaatggactccatcttccactactaagcctgtccagtaagtaaaaaaaacaataaaaaaaaaaaaaacaggtttaacaaaaaatttattacaaaaaaacactcccccacaagccctcgttaacaattttattaacatcaagcaaagaaaaacgctggtcgtcgaagtagtccaccgaatctgaaggagtccacaggatacacggatcagtagaagtaacaaaaaataaaataaaaatgagtaagtacatttagggagaaaaaactgtgttaaaaaaatgtaaaaaacacacacattttatatatatatatatatatatatatatatatatatatatatatatatatacacacacattttttttcaaagctgcaaagtggtgttctgtagtcattatttggtttttgcttatgtgtgctaaaaaaaatggtatttaaaagtgatttcttggtttttgctcatgtaagccaaacttatcaaccccctgtaatagtatgataaatatgtcatacataagcaaaaaaatagcaagaaaaaaaaaatgactacagaacttgcttaccaaagcaacgatgataaatgtccccgtctatctatctctctctatatatatattatatacacactccgTCACACCATAGTTATACACACACATGGATCATAGAATACTTGGGGGAGTGTGTGCACGATACAGAATACTCTATATATAACACAGAATActctatataaaatatatgtatatgcacCTAAAAACTCAAAGCGTGATAAACATAATATATGTAATACGTAAAACAATGAAAAAtggattaatataatataaaaattaaaaatattgaaGGTGCACATAAAAGAAGGTAAAATACTAGCAGTGGAGGCGAGTAGATGCGGGGCATGGTGTGGATatggtaataaatatatataaataaacaaataaataattataaatacaTCAGTGATTAAAGGAATAATACAAAATAGAGTAGTAATGGGGTGGGTCGCCTccgattcaataaaaaaaattaaacttacccgtaatgggggtggtccgggccatccatccttcctgtagtgtcctgcggcattccgggtggagggtgaaccggtccgggctgtccttcttcgggggtcatcttctccactccgggcaggctccggcctagtacgctgcatagacgccgcaacgctgtgacgtcaggtgcatcgctgcgcacggacgtcactgcgcagcggcgtctatgcaacgttactaggccggagcctgcccggagtggagaagaggacccccggagaagaaggacagcccggaccggttcaccctccacctggaatgccgccggacactacaggaaggatggatggcccggaccaccctccccggatggtccctgcagcaactgggaaggtgaggcagggttctgggatggacaggggtctgtataatatactatacttacagtaggccctccagctgttgcaaaactacaactcccagcatgcccggacagtcaacggctgtccgggcatgctgggagtagcagttttgcaacagctggaggcacccctaggcgtGGTGCGGCGCAGcaagcggtggcggtgataggtctcaggacccccggacaggcagagggagagaagcgggtggcggcggcctatggcaccgcaaaagccactgcagtgcattgatttaaagcgcccgctttaaatcaatgatctgcagcggtgtcgcggggggataaattgccgataacttatacaggaatattggtataagttatcggctatcggccctgacctccaccgattatcggtatcggccctaaaaaacagatatcggtcaatccctagaatAAACCTTCAAAAATGTTTGCGAAAATGGGTACTACACAAGACCCCATAGCAGTACCTGTGTGCTGAGCATAAATTTTGTTCTAAAATTGAAAATAATTGTGTGTTAAAATGAAACGTAAACCCTTCAAGATAAAATCACATTGAGTGTCAGGTATGTTGGGGTCATTCTCTAAAAAGTGGGCAACAACGTCAATAACTAAGTTGTGGTCTATTACGGTATAAAGGGATGTAATATCCATAGTGACTAAAAAGTATTCATCATTCCAGTTAGCATTTAAAATAGATGAGATAAAATCGGTGGTGTCTTTAAAATAGGACTCTAGGTTAAAGACATACTTATGTAATAAAAGGTCAAGATAATGTGACAAGTTTGAGGAAACAGAATTAATCCCAGATA is a window encoding:
- the LOC130291057 gene encoding histone H3-like centromeric protein A; the encoded protein is METQKTSSRKSKQPVKRPLGILHPPKTKGTRTTWHRKSMEQRRRFTPRARALMEESECQELINLYKSKFPIMELLIEVLLDCCKDRIRLWQSKAVECLYEVSEIVLNLIFRKAYVSSLLDKRDTISVEDIKFVGRSHGITK